The following are encoded in a window of Nocardioides houyundeii genomic DNA:
- a CDS encoding 4-(cytidine 5'-diphospho)-2-C-methyl-D-erythritol kinase, producing MSAPLTVRAAAKINLHLGVGAVRDDGFHPLDTVYQAVSLYDDVQVEPAEEWSVSTELASYLDDTALPAVGANIVDAVGRLLRRSGGPGAKVQISKAIPVAGGMAGGSADAAAAMVALDRLWDLETPDEQLLALAAELGSDVPFALLGGSARGLGRGELVTPLPDHGSYAWVVVPDELGLSTPAVYRHYDKLFPDAPAEPRPANRVLEALFVGDSGRLAVAMHNDLEEVAIDLRPDLGGLLARGEAEGALRGLVSGSGPTVVFLCESPESAQAVAAALQPQHPVTLLAHGPVAGAHLVEVM from the coding sequence GTGAGCGCGCCCCTGACGGTGCGAGCCGCCGCGAAGATCAACCTGCACCTCGGTGTGGGTGCGGTCCGCGATGACGGCTTCCACCCCCTCGACACCGTCTACCAGGCGGTGAGCCTCTACGACGACGTCCAGGTGGAGCCGGCGGAGGAGTGGAGCGTCAGCACCGAGCTCGCCTCCTACCTCGACGACACGGCGCTGCCGGCGGTGGGAGCCAACATCGTGGACGCGGTCGGCCGGCTGCTGCGCCGCTCCGGGGGCCCCGGCGCCAAGGTGCAGATCAGCAAGGCCATCCCGGTCGCCGGCGGCATGGCCGGCGGCTCCGCCGACGCCGCGGCGGCGATGGTCGCCCTGGACCGGCTCTGGGACCTGGAGACACCCGACGAGCAGCTGCTGGCGCTGGCCGCCGAGCTGGGCAGCGACGTGCCCTTCGCGCTGCTGGGCGGCAGCGCCCGCGGGCTGGGCCGCGGTGAGCTGGTGACCCCGCTGCCCGACCACGGCAGCTACGCCTGGGTGGTCGTGCCCGACGAGCTGGGCCTGTCCACGCCGGCGGTCTACCGCCACTACGACAAGCTGTTCCCCGACGCCCCCGCCGAGCCCCGCCCGGCGAACAGGGTGCTGGAGGCGCTCTTCGTCGGCGACAGCGGGCGACTGGCGGTCGCCATGCACAACGACCTGGAGGAGGTCGCGATCGACCTGCGCCCCGACCTGGGCGGCCTGCTGGCCCGCGGCGAGGCCGAGGGTGCCCTGCGCGGCCTGGTCTCCGGGTCCGGCCCCACCGTGGTCTTCCTGTGCGAGTCGCCGGAGTCCGCGCAGGCGGTCGCCGCGGCTCTCCAGCCCCAGCACCCTGTGACCCTTCTTGCCCATGGCCCGGTTGCCGGCGCCCACCTCGTGGAAGTCATGTGA
- the rsmA gene encoding 16S rRNA (adenine(1518)-N(6)/adenine(1519)-N(6))-dimethyltransferase RsmA, whose product MTTTPAAPRLLGAAEVRALAARLDLRPTKQRGQNFVIDPNTVRRIVRDARITPDDVVVEVGPGLGSLTLALLEVASRVVAVEVDPLLAGLLPQTISEYAGDHADRFEVVLADALRITELPGPPPTALVANLPYNVSVPVLLHMLALLPSLERGMVMVQAEVADRLAAGPGSKVYGVPSVKAAWFADLRRAGSVGRNVFWPAPNVDSGLVAWTRRELPVTRATREQVFAVVDAAFAQRRKTLRSTLKSMAGSAEAAEAALVAAGVDPQARGEAIGIGEFVRIAEELHVGTVAP is encoded by the coding sequence ATGACGACCACTCCCGCCGCGCCGAGATTGCTCGGCGCGGCGGAGGTGCGAGCGCTGGCGGCCAGGCTCGACCTGCGACCGACCAAGCAGCGCGGCCAGAACTTCGTCATCGACCCCAACACGGTGCGCCGGATCGTGCGCGACGCGCGCATCACCCCCGACGACGTGGTGGTCGAGGTGGGGCCCGGCCTGGGCTCGCTGACCCTGGCGCTGCTTGAGGTGGCCAGCCGGGTGGTGGCGGTCGAGGTCGATCCGCTGCTGGCCGGGCTGCTGCCTCAGACGATCTCCGAGTACGCCGGGGACCACGCCGACCGGTTCGAGGTGGTGCTGGCCGACGCGCTCCGGATCACCGAGCTCCCCGGGCCGCCCCCCACCGCGCTGGTGGCCAACCTGCCCTACAACGTGTCGGTGCCGGTGCTGCTGCACATGCTGGCGCTGCTGCCGTCCCTGGAGCGCGGGATGGTGATGGTCCAGGCCGAGGTGGCCGACCGGCTCGCCGCCGGCCCCGGCTCCAAGGTGTACGGCGTGCCGTCGGTGAAGGCGGCCTGGTTCGCCGACCTGCGCCGGGCCGGCTCCGTGGGCCGCAACGTGTTCTGGCCGGCCCCGAACGTGGACTCCGGGCTGGTCGCGTGGACTCGCCGCGAGCTGCCGGTGACCCGCGCCACCCGCGAGCAGGTCTTCGCCGTCGTGGACGCCGCGTTCGCTCAGCGACGCAAGACCCTGCGCTCCACCCTCAAGTCGATGGCCGGCTCGGCGGAGGCCGCCGAGGCCGCGCTGGTGGCCGCCGGGGTGGATCCGCAGGCGCGCGGGGAGGCGATCGGGATCGGGGAGTTCGTCCGGATCGCCGAGGAGCTGCACGTGGGGACGGTCGCCCCGTGA
- a CDS encoding resuscitation-promoting factor: protein MRIAQLTKSALHSKPLLLSLVALVALAVVGTTLGYASLTKSVTLTLDGETREVDVLGETVADVLEAEGVEVDARDEVAPALDSAVDDGSAITVAFSRPLKLSVDGESSTHWVTASHVGGALAQIGRRFRGADLSVTRSAPIRRSGLELEVVTPKKLTLAVGEGKARTVEVPAMTVQDALAELDVKVDADDRVTPRRGKQVEAGDRIVVTRVKVVNKRVRAQAIGFGTVERKDGSMLQGKQTVVRAGRSGLRDVTYRLTYENGSLVGRKVLKQRVVRKPEAKVVKVGTKTVAAADYSSGNTVWDQLAQCESGGNWAINTGNGYYGGLQFNVGTWRAYGGTGLPSQHSRETQIAVATRLRDAAGGYGAWPACSSSLGLPR, encoded by the coding sequence GTGCGCATCGCACAGCTCACCAAGTCAGCGCTCCACAGCAAGCCCCTCCTCCTCTCCCTCGTGGCCCTCGTGGCCCTCGCCGTGGTCGGCACCACCCTCGGCTACGCCTCCCTCACCAAGTCGGTGACCCTGACCCTGGACGGCGAGACCCGTGAGGTCGACGTCCTGGGCGAGACCGTCGCCGACGTCCTGGAGGCCGAAGGCGTCGAGGTCGACGCCCGCGACGAGGTGGCCCCGGCCCTGGACTCCGCGGTCGACGACGGCAGCGCAATCACCGTCGCCTTCTCCCGTCCCCTCAAGCTCAGCGTGGACGGCGAGAGCTCGACCCACTGGGTGACCGCCAGCCACGTGGGCGGGGCCCTGGCCCAGATCGGCCGCCGGTTCCGCGGCGCCGACCTCTCGGTGACCCGCAGCGCCCCGATCCGCCGTTCCGGCCTGGAGCTCGAGGTGGTCACCCCCAAGAAGCTCACCCTCGCCGTCGGCGAGGGCAAGGCCCGCACCGTCGAGGTGCCGGCGATGACCGTCCAGGACGCGCTCGCCGAGCTCGACGTCAAGGTCGACGCCGACGACCGGGTCACCCCGCGCCGCGGTAAGCAGGTAGAGGCCGGCGACCGCATCGTGGTCACCCGGGTCAAGGTCGTCAACAAGCGCGTCCGCGCCCAGGCGATCGGCTTCGGCACCGTCGAGCGCAAGGACGGCTCGATGCTCCAGGGCAAGCAGACCGTGGTGCGGGCCGGCCGTTCCGGGCTGCGCGACGTCACCTACCGGCTCACCTACGAGAACGGCTCGCTGGTGGGCCGCAAGGTCCTCAAGCAGCGCGTCGTTCGCAAGCCCGAGGCCAAGGTGGTCAAGGTCGGCACCAAGACCGTCGCCGCTGCCGACTACTCCTCCGGCAACACCGTGTGGGACCAGCTCGCCCAGTGCGAGTCCGGTGGCAACTGGGCCATCAACACCGGCAACGGCTACTACGGCGGGCTCCAGTTCAACGTGGGCACGTGGCGTGCCTACGGCGGCACCGGCCTGCCGAGCCAGCACAGCCGGGAGACCCAGATCGCGGTGGCGACCAGGCTGCGGGACGCTGCCGGCGGCTACGGCGCGTGGCCGGCTTGCTCCTCGAGCCTCGGGCTGCCCCGCTGA